DNA sequence from the Cohnella herbarum genome:
GACTGTTCGGGCAAACCCATAAACGCGATTCTATTGTCCGGCAACTCCTCAGGCCGATACCGCGTAGACAACAAATCCCGGAAGAAAGCGTCCTTCATCGATTTACGCACGATATCTTGCTGCTGCAAATAGCTGGACAGCAATTCGTCTTGCTCTTGGGACTCGTTCAGTTGTTGCAGAACCTCGCGTACGACGAACTCGATCTCCGAAATGCTGGGCGGCTTGAGCAGGAAGTGATTCACTCCCGTAGATACCGCTTTCCTCGCGTTCGCCAAATCATCGTACCCGCTTAAGATGACTACCGGAACGTCCGGGTCGATGTCATGAATCGCTTCGGTTAACTGGAAGCCGTCCATCGCGGGCATATAGATATCCGTAATAACGAAATCCGGCCGCAGCTCGCGGAATTTACTCAACCCCTCCATTCCGTCTGCTGCCGTACCGACTATACTTACGCCCATGTCCTTCCATGGAATATGTTTTAGCAGTCCATTAATTACATAATCGTCATCATCAACCAAGAGAATCGTATTCATGGGATAGGCTCCTTGTCAGTTGCTCCATTTCCGCCTCATGGTTAATCAGCGGCAAATTCATGATCACCTGCGTGCCCCCCCGTTCCCCCGGAGCGACTCGCACTCCGTACTTCGGACCGCAATACAATTGTATCCTGTCTATGACATTACGAATTCCGATTCCTCCGGTCGTCTGAATATCGAACCCTTCCGGCAACCCGCTTCCGTTATCGGTAATCGCGATGATTAACTGTTGGTTTCCTGCTTCTTCCCGTTGTTCAATGACAACCTGAATAACCGCTTTCTCGTAGCTCCGATGTTGAAACCCATGAATGACCGCATTTTCCAAGAAAGGCTGAAGCACGATTTTCGGGATGATCACGTCAAGCAGATCGCTCTTCACGCTCTCGACGTATTCGATGCTGAAATTTTGCCGATATTCCTGAATAGCCATATAACAACGGGCATGAGCCAACTCGTCCCTCATGGGAACATACCACTTATCATTGCTTAGTCCGATACGAAACAGCTTGGACAATTGTTGAACCATCTGGCTAATTTCGTACGCATTGTAATCCAGAGCTCGCCAGTGAATCAAATCCAACGTGTTATATAGGAAATGGGGCTTGATCTGAGCATGCAACAATTGAATTTCCGCTTCCCGACGATCGCGATGTTCCTGATTCAATTGTCCGATCAACGCCTTTAACCGATGTACCATCCGATTAAAATGAGTCGTAAGATGAAGATATTCCTGTATGCCCGACGCACCCATCCGGACGTTGAAATCGCCTTTTTCCACGGTGCGCATGCCCTCGACAATTCCGTATATCGGAGAAGTCAATTTCCTTGACACCCATAGAGCGATCGGAATAGATAGCACGATCAGCCCGAGCAACAGTCCGATAATGAGTATCCGAACTTCTTTGCCGCTTTGCTTGAGCACGTCTTTGGAAATCAATTGCATGAGCATCCAGTACTGTGAATTCTGGTCCGATTCAATAACGCTGTATTTCGTTGCCGATACTTCGCGTACCATCGCATCTACGTCATCGATGACTTCGACGCCCTCAGGCAGCACGGATGCGATATAATTACCGCCGGAGTCCAATACCACGTAATAGTTGGCGCTATCCTTAAGCGCATCGCGCTTATTCAAAATTTCGAACAATTTTTTGTCGGGAATATTGAGCTTCACGATTCCCAGAATTTCTCCCCTGTGGCCAATAATTCGATAAACGTAACTGACCATCCGAACGTTGCCTGAAACTCCATAGTCGTGGGAAGCGATCCAGAACCCGTCGGTGCTGTCCATGCGTCCCAACCAACCTTGCTTGTCCGCTTCGTCCATCGGATGCATGAATTGACCCAAAAATGCCGGATAGCCTTTTAACCAATCCGTGTACAATTCAATTGAATGCAAACCTTCTTTAACTGTCGCAAGCTTTTGAAATTCTTCATATAACTGCCGACTCTTGGTTACGAAGTCGTACTCGCTATCCGGCGCTTCCGACAGGCTTTGTTGTACCATCGTGTTCGTCACTAAGAATCGGGCCGTATCTTGAATGCCCGCCACGTAATTCGAGAGCTTCTGGGATGTCTCGTCGAGCAGCTCTTTTTTGGTTTCCCGGATTTCGCGGTAGGCAATCTTAGAATACGTCTCATAATACACAATGCCCGATACTAGCAATAGAAGGCTATTAAAGCCGATGAAACAAAGCACCATAAGCGTAAAAAGTTTTGTCGGATATTTCACCAGATGTCGCATTTCGTACAGTCCTCTTTTTGAA
Encoded proteins:
- a CDS encoding cache domain-containing sensor histidine kinase, encoding MRHLVKYPTKLFTLMVLCFIGFNSLLLLVSGIVYYETYSKIAYREIRETKKELLDETSQKLSNYVAGIQDTARFLVTNTMVQQSLSEAPDSEYDFVTKSRQLYEEFQKLATVKEGLHSIELYTDWLKGYPAFLGQFMHPMDEADKQGWLGRMDSTDGFWIASHDYGVSGNVRMVSYVYRIIGHRGEILGIVKLNIPDKKLFEILNKRDALKDSANYYVVLDSGGNYIASVLPEGVEVIDDVDAMVREVSATKYSVIESDQNSQYWMLMQLISKDVLKQSGKEVRILIIGLLLGLIVLSIPIALWVSRKLTSPIYGIVEGMRTVEKGDFNVRMGASGIQEYLHLTTHFNRMVHRLKALIGQLNQEHRDRREAEIQLLHAQIKPHFLYNTLDLIHWRALDYNAYEISQMVQQLSKLFRIGLSNDKWYVPMRDELAHARCYMAIQEYRQNFSIEYVESVKSDLLDVIIPKIVLQPFLENAVIHGFQHRSYEKAVIQVVIEQREEAGNQQLIIAITDNGSGLPEGFDIQTTGGIGIRNVIDRIQLYCGPKYGVRVAPGERGGTQVIMNLPLINHEAEMEQLTRSLSHEYDSLG